The proteins below are encoded in one region of Streptomyces sp. NBC_00490:
- a CDS encoding enolase C-terminal domain-like protein — MRPHPARGRITALDAYDIRFPTSRRLEGSDAMNPDPDYSAAYVIVRTDAGDGLEGHGFCFTIGRGNEVEVAAIKALRPHVVGLRLGEVLSDLGGFCRSLVGDSQLRWLGPEKGVVHMAIGAVVNAVWDLYAKREGKPLWKLLADLEPEQVVALIDFRYLEDALTPDEALGILRRARGGREEREARLLAEGYPAYATSPGWLGYPDGKVARLAREAVDSGFRQIKLKVGADLADDVRRCRTARAAIGPGVRMALDANQRWGVEEAAGWVRRLAEFDPYWIEEPTSPDDILGLARIRRDVAPVPVATGEHVHNRVMFKQLLQADAIDFLQLDACRVGGVNENLAILLLAAKFGVPVCPHAGGVGLCELVRHLAMFDWLAVSGTVQDRVIEYVDHLHEHFLDPAVIVRGRYAAPTAPGFSSEMRPESLAAYAFPGGAVWQVPYGPPPAEGAPA, encoded by the coding sequence ATGAGGCCCCACCCGGCGCGGGGGCGGATCACGGCGCTGGACGCCTATGACATCCGGTTTCCCACGTCGCGTCGGCTCGAGGGGTCGGACGCGATGAATCCCGACCCGGACTATTCGGCGGCGTATGTGATCGTCCGGACCGATGCCGGGGACGGGCTGGAGGGGCACGGGTTCTGCTTCACCATCGGCCGGGGCAACGAGGTCGAGGTGGCGGCGATCAAGGCGCTGCGCCCCCATGTGGTGGGGCTGCGGCTGGGAGAGGTGCTGTCCGACCTCGGCGGGTTCTGCCGCTCCCTCGTCGGTGACAGTCAGCTGCGCTGGCTGGGGCCCGAGAAGGGCGTGGTGCACATGGCCATCGGGGCCGTGGTGAACGCCGTATGGGATCTGTACGCGAAGCGGGAGGGCAAACCGCTGTGGAAGCTGCTGGCTGATCTGGAGCCGGAGCAGGTGGTCGCGTTGATCGACTTCCGCTATCTGGAGGACGCGCTGACCCCGGATGAGGCGCTGGGGATTCTGCGGCGGGCGCGGGGCGGGAGGGAGGAGCGGGAGGCTCGGCTGCTCGCCGAGGGGTATCCGGCGTATGCCACGTCCCCGGGCTGGCTCGGTTACCCGGACGGCAAGGTCGCCCGGCTGGCCCGGGAGGCCGTGGACAGCGGGTTCCGGCAGATCAAACTCAAGGTCGGCGCCGACCTGGCCGACGATGTGCGGCGGTGCCGTACCGCGCGGGCGGCGATCGGCCCCGGGGTGCGGATGGCGCTGGACGCCAATCAGCGCTGGGGGGTCGAGGAGGCGGCCGGATGGGTCCGGCGGCTGGCGGAGTTCGACCCGTACTGGATCGAGGAGCCGACCAGCCCGGACGACATCCTCGGTCTCGCGAGGATCCGCCGGGACGTGGCGCCGGTGCCGGTGGCGACGGGCGAGCACGTGCACAACCGCGTGATGTTCAAGCAGCTCCTCCAGGCGGACGCGATCGACTTTCTGCAGCTGGACGCCTGCCGGGTCGGGGGAGTCAACGAGAACCTGGCGATCCTCCTGCTCGCGGCCAAGTTCGGGGTCCCCGTGTGCCCGCACGCGGGCGGGGTGGGGCTGTGCGAGCTCGTGCGGCATCTGGCGATGTTCGACTGGCTGGCGGTCTCCGGCACCGTTCAGGACCGGGTCATCGAGTACGTGGATCATCTGCACGAGCACTTCCTCGACCCGGCCGTGATCGTCCGCGGGCGGTACGCGGCCCCGACCGCCCCCGGTTTCAGCTCGGAGATGCGGCCCGAGTCGCTCGCCGCGTACGCGTTCCCCGGTGGCGCCGTCTGGCAGGTTCCGTACGGCCCGCCCCCGGCCGAGGGAGCTCCGGCATGA
- a CDS encoding SDR family NAD(P)-dependent oxidoreductase, whose amino-acid sequence MSNGEEFRGLAAVVTGGASGIGLATAETLAARGCRVAVLDRVPGPAWLHPVQADVRDAVAVADAVSRVADLFGGLDVLVNNAGIGARGTVEDNPDDEWHHVLDVNVLGIVRTSRAALPYLRRSRSAAIVNTCSVVALAGLPQRALYAASKGAVLALTLAMAADHIGEGIRVNCVTPGTVDTPWVRRLLEHSDDPEAERAALIARQPAGRLVTAQEVADAIAYLAGPLAGATTGTALAVDGGIQGIRRHPDSFH is encoded by the coding sequence ATGAGCAACGGGGAGGAGTTCCGGGGGCTGGCGGCGGTCGTCACCGGCGGTGCGTCCGGGATCGGTCTGGCCACCGCCGAGACCCTGGCCGCGCGGGGGTGCCGGGTGGCGGTGCTCGACCGGGTTCCGGGACCCGCTTGGCTGCACCCCGTACAGGCCGATGTCAGGGACGCCGTAGCGGTGGCCGACGCGGTGAGCCGGGTGGCGGACCTGTTCGGAGGCCTGGACGTGCTGGTCAACAACGCCGGGATCGGCGCCCGGGGCACCGTCGAGGACAACCCGGACGACGAATGGCACCACGTGCTGGACGTCAACGTGCTCGGCATCGTCCGCACCAGCCGGGCGGCACTGCCGTATCTGCGCCGGTCCCGCAGCGCGGCCATCGTCAACACCTGCTCGGTCGTGGCGCTGGCCGGGCTGCCGCAGCGGGCGCTGTACGCGGCGAGCAAGGGCGCGGTGCTCGCGCTGACCCTGGCGATGGCCGCCGACCACATCGGCGAGGGCATCCGGGTCAACTGCGTCACCCCGGGCACCGTGGACACCCCCTGGGTGCGCCGGCTGCTCGAACACTCCGACGACCCGGAGGCCGAACGCGCCGCGCTCATCGCCCGCCAGCCCGCCGGCCGCCTGGTCACCGCCCAGGAGGTCGCGGACGCCATCGCGTATCTCGCCGGGCCGCTGGCGGGCGCCACCACCGGGACGGCGCTCGCCGTGGACGGAGGGATCCAGGGCATCCGCCGACATCCGGACTCCTTCCACTGA
- a CDS encoding sugar ABC transporter substrate-binding protein produces the protein MKRRIAAVGTALALCCGPAVTACGGGTSSTTDSASGQVGVVLPLLTSPFWEAYDSYIPEQAAAQDVRVLQTVNSDSDPGKQITDIQNLLAQDVRGLVVSPLDSAAIVAGLNAAQRKDVPVVAVDVAPDKGTVAMVVRADNRAFGEKACRRIGDAVKTGKVVQIQGDLASVNGRDRSEAFSACVKKNYPGIKVLDIPAGWKAERAAAGLEALYTANPDIKGIYLQSGGVYLAPTLSTLRRHDALVAAGGPGHIVIVSNDGIPQELDAIRKGQIDATVSQPADQYAKYGMYYIKRAMEGETFHPGPTDHDSTVVRLPGGILEDQLPAPLVTEHNVDDASLWGNRIGKSS, from the coding sequence ATGAAGCGACGCATCGCCGCTGTCGGAACAGCCCTCGCACTCTGCTGCGGGCCGGCCGTCACCGCCTGCGGTGGGGGCACGAGCAGCACCACCGACTCCGCTTCGGGCCAGGTGGGAGTGGTCCTGCCGCTGCTCACCTCACCGTTCTGGGAGGCGTACGACTCCTACATCCCCGAGCAGGCCGCCGCCCAGGACGTCCGTGTGCTGCAGACGGTGAACTCCGACTCCGACCCGGGCAAACAGATCACCGACATCCAGAATCTGCTCGCCCAGGACGTGCGGGGTCTGGTCGTCTCGCCGCTGGACTCCGCGGCGATCGTCGCCGGGCTGAATGCCGCGCAGCGCAAGGACGTGCCGGTGGTCGCCGTCGACGTGGCGCCGGACAAGGGCACGGTCGCGATGGTGGTCAGGGCCGACAACCGGGCCTTCGGGGAGAAGGCATGCCGGCGAATCGGCGACGCGGTGAAGACGGGCAAGGTCGTACAGATCCAGGGCGACCTGGCATCCGTCAACGGGCGGGACCGGTCGGAGGCGTTCAGCGCGTGCGTCAAGAAGAACTACCCGGGCATCAAGGTGCTGGACATTCCCGCAGGGTGGAAGGCGGAAAGGGCGGCGGCCGGTCTGGAGGCGCTGTACACCGCCAACCCCGACATCAAGGGGATCTACCTGCAGTCCGGCGGTGTGTACCTGGCCCCCACGCTGAGCACGCTGCGGCGGCACGACGCGTTGGTGGCGGCCGGCGGTCCAGGGCACATCGTGATCGTCTCCAACGACGGCATCCCGCAGGAGCTGGACGCGATCCGCAAGGGACAGATCGATGCGACCGTCTCCCAGCCCGCCGACCAGTACGCCAAGTACGGCATGTACTACATCAAGCGGGCCATGGAGGGCGAGACCTTCCATCCGGGCCCGACCGACCACGACAGCACCGTCGTCCGGCTGCCCGGCGGAATCCTGGAGGACCAGCTCCCGGCACCGCTGGTGACCGAGCACAACGTCGACGACGCGTCCCTGTGGGGCAACCGGATCGGCAAGAGCTCCTGA
- a CDS encoding sugar ABC transporter ATP-binding protein: MNRTPPTDPRAEGTGRRAVAEAHGIHKRYGPTVALDDARITVRAGESHALVGRNGAGKSTLVGILTGMQRPDRGVVLFDGEPAPAPADREAWQRRVACVYQQSTIIPDLTVAENLYVNRQPTVRGHVISWRRMRAAARELLGEWGVEVDENVPAGRLTVEDAKMVEIARSISRGTRFIILDEPTAQLDSRAIDRLFTHVRQLQRAGITFLYISHHLEEVYAVCQAVTVFRDARWITTAPVGELGRTELVEAMTGGRGTAAVPGSGTVRSRAADAPVAVRVDRLSGPHFTDVSFTVRSGETVGLAGLAGSGSHQVGEALAGLYRPDSGRIEVLGRPTRPGSVPSALAAGVGCVPRDRHHEGLVPHLSVAENASLSIMDRLGRLGVISRPARDAFARRTITGLDITTDGPDQPVKDLSGGNQQKVVMGRALAADPAVLVLINPTAGVDVQSKRALLAVVDRARAAGRAALVVSDEPADLRSCDRVLVMFNGSLAAEYSVGWTDEELVASIEGVGTGHE, encoded by the coding sequence ATGAACCGGACGCCACCGACCGACCCCCGCGCCGAGGGCACCGGCCGCCGCGCGGTGGCCGAGGCGCACGGGATCCACAAGCGCTACGGGCCCACCGTGGCCCTGGACGACGCGCGGATCACCGTCCGGGCCGGTGAGTCGCACGCCCTGGTCGGCCGCAACGGGGCCGGCAAGTCGACCCTGGTGGGCATCCTGACCGGCATGCAGCGGCCGGACCGCGGCGTCGTCCTGTTCGACGGCGAACCCGCGCCTGCCCCGGCGGACCGCGAGGCGTGGCAGCGGCGGGTCGCCTGCGTCTACCAGCAGTCGACGATCATCCCGGATCTCACGGTCGCCGAGAACCTGTACGTCAACCGGCAGCCCACGGTCCGCGGCCACGTGATCAGCTGGCGGCGGATGCGCGCGGCGGCCCGCGAACTGCTGGGCGAATGGGGTGTGGAGGTCGACGAGAACGTGCCGGCCGGCCGGCTCACCGTCGAGGACGCCAAGATGGTGGAGATCGCCAGGTCGATCTCCCGCGGCACCCGGTTCATCATTCTGGACGAGCCGACCGCCCAGCTGGACAGCCGGGCCATCGACCGCCTGTTCACCCATGTCCGGCAGCTGCAGCGGGCCGGGATCACCTTCCTCTACATCTCCCACCATCTGGAGGAGGTCTACGCCGTCTGCCAGGCCGTCACCGTCTTCCGCGACGCCCGCTGGATCACCACGGCGCCCGTGGGCGAGCTGGGCAGGACCGAACTCGTCGAGGCGATGACCGGAGGGCGGGGCACGGCCGCGGTCCCCGGCTCCGGCACGGTCCGGTCGCGGGCGGCGGACGCGCCCGTGGCCGTACGGGTGGACCGGCTGAGCGGCCCGCACTTCACGGACGTCAGCTTCACCGTCCGTTCCGGGGAGACGGTGGGGCTGGCCGGGCTCGCGGGCTCCGGGAGCCACCAGGTCGGCGAGGCGCTGGCCGGGCTGTACCGGCCCGACAGCGGGCGGATCGAGGTCCTCGGCCGTCCGACGCGGCCGGGCAGCGTCCCCTCGGCGCTCGCGGCGGGCGTGGGCTGTGTCCCGCGCGACCGGCACCATGAGGGGCTCGTACCGCACCTGTCGGTGGCCGAGAACGCCTCGCTGAGCATCATGGACCGGCTGGGGCGCCTCGGTGTGATCTCGCGCCCGGCCCGGGACGCCTTCGCCCGGCGGACGATCACCGGTCTCGACATCACGACGGACGGCCCGGACCAGCCGGTCAAGGACCTGTCGGGCGGCAATCAGCAGAAGGTCGTCATGGGCCGGGCGCTGGCCGCCGACCCGGCGGTCCTGGTGCTCATCAACCCGACCGCGGGTGTCGACGTGCAGTCCAAGCGGGCGCTGCTGGCGGTCGTCGACCGGGCCAGGGCCGCGGGACGCGCGGCACTCGTCGTCTCGGACGAGCCGGCGGACCTGCGGAGCTGCGACCGCGTCCTGGTGATGTTCAACGGCTCTCTCGCCGCCGAGTACTCCGTCGGCTGGACCGACGAGGAACTGGTGGCCTCGATCGAAGGGGTCGGCACCGGCCATGAATGA
- a CDS encoding ABC transporter permease produces the protein MNDTAPNGRTDGPAHGPTKGGPAKGGPAPGTAVRRPVRTIALGRVRDLALLPAVLLLLVIGAVSNESFLERDNLLNVLSASSALGLLVLAEAMILISGKMDLSLESIAGLAPALGFMAVIPAASAGFGSELPTWCGLLIIPLMGAMIGAVNGLLIVKLQLNGFIVTLAMNIVLRGVLVGMVSGKTLFDAPDAFLALGSDTWLGVPVSVWVTGVCFAGAGWVLRHHRLGRAVYAVGGNAPAARAAGIRVERVAWGVLVIGGTLAAVAGLVIAGRVGAINANQGQGLIFTVFAAAVIGGISLSGGRGSLAGALLGVLLLGMLENLLTLAQVSSFWIQAIYGAIILVALMIARLITGEGQE, from the coding sequence ATGAATGACACCGCGCCGAACGGCCGGACCGACGGCCCGGCCCATGGCCCTACGAAAGGCGGCCCGGCGAAAGGCGGCCCGGCGCCCGGCACCGCGGTCCGCCGCCCCGTCCGCACGATCGCCCTGGGCCGGGTCCGTGACCTCGCGCTGCTGCCCGCGGTGCTCCTGCTGCTGGTCATCGGCGCGGTCAGCAACGAGAGCTTCCTGGAGCGGGACAACCTGCTGAACGTGCTCAGCGCCTCCTCGGCGCTCGGACTGCTGGTGCTCGCCGAGGCGATGATCCTGATCAGCGGCAAGATGGACCTCTCGCTGGAGTCGATCGCGGGGCTCGCCCCGGCGCTCGGCTTCATGGCCGTGATCCCGGCCGCCTCGGCGGGGTTCGGCAGCGAACTGCCGACCTGGTGCGGCCTGCTGATCATTCCGCTCATGGGGGCGATGATCGGGGCCGTGAACGGTCTGCTGATCGTCAAGCTCCAGCTCAACGGCTTCATCGTGACCCTGGCGATGAACATCGTGCTGCGTGGAGTCCTGGTCGGCATGGTGTCCGGCAAGACCCTGTTCGACGCCCCCGACGCGTTCCTGGCTCTCGGCTCCGACACCTGGCTCGGCGTCCCCGTCTCCGTGTGGGTGACCGGCGTCTGTTTCGCCGGCGCCGGGTGGGTGCTGCGCCACCACCGGCTGGGACGCGCGGTGTACGCGGTGGGCGGCAACGCACCCGCGGCGCGGGCAGCGGGCATCCGGGTCGAACGGGTGGCCTGGGGGGTCCTGGTCATCGGCGGGACCCTGGCCGCGGTGGCCGGCCTGGTGATCGCCGGGCGGGTCGGGGCGATCAACGCCAATCAGGGACAGGGCCTGATCTTCACCGTGTTCGCGGCCGCCGTCATCGGCGGCATCAGTCTGAGCGGCGGCAGGGGATCCCTGGCCGGGGCGTTGCTGGGCGTCCTGCTGCTGGGCATGCTGGAGAACCTGCTCACCCTGGCCCAGGTGTCGTCCTTCTGGATCCAGGCCATCTACGGCGCGATCATCCTGGTG